The Solanum pennellii chromosome 11, SPENNV200 genome contains a region encoding:
- the LOC107003492 gene encoding GDSL esterase/lipase At1g71691-like, whose product MSKSFNDIEVKALTPLQPLINYKPSHSLSIKKKNIINIMFHLLFLVFLLVNIATCELGEDGRRRGLIPAMFIFGDSLIDNGNNNNLPSFAKANYYPYGIDFDGGPTGRFSNGYTMVDEIAEQLGLPLIPAHSEASSSGEQMRFGVNYASAASGILDDTGRNFVGRIPFNQQIKNFEDTLDEITDNLGAPDVAQALAKCIFFVGMGSNDYLNNYLMPNYDTKNHYNPQQYANLLVQHYTQQLTRLYNLGGRKFVIGGVGLMGCIPSILAKSNSNVCSEEVNELILPFTNNVKSMLTNLNVNLPGSKFIYIDIKNMFQDLLTNYRQYGFSVINRGCCGIGRNRGQITCLPMQTPCPNRDQYIFWDAFHPTEAVNILFARKAFNGGTDVVYPINIHELATL is encoded by the exons ATGAGCAAGTCATTTAATGATATAGAGGTGAAAGCATTGACTCCTCTCCAACCACTTATTAATTATAAACCCTCTCATTCCCTttcaataaaaaagaagaacatTATTAACATTATGTTTCACCTCTTATTTCTGGTATTTTTGTTGGTGAATATTGCAACTTGTGAATTAGGGGAAGATGGAAGGAGGAGGGGTTTGATTCCTGCCATGTTTATATTTGGAGACTCTTTGATTGACAAtggcaataataataatttgccATCATTTGCAAAAGCCAACTATTACCCTTATGGAATTGATTTTGATGGTGGCCCTACTGGCCGTTTTTCCAATGGTTACACTATGGTTGATGAAATTG CTGAACAACTAGGATTACCACTGATTCCAGCACACTCAGAAGCTTCTTCATCAGGAGAACAAATGCGGTTTGGAGTGAACTATGCCTCTGCTGCTAGTGGTATTCTTGATGATACTGGCAGGAACTTT GTTGGGCGCATTCCATTcaatcaacaaataaaaaactttGAGGATACACTTGATGAAATAACAGACAATCTTGGTGCACCGGATGTGGCCCAAGCATTGGCAAAATGTATCTTCTTTGTAGGAATGGGAAGTAATGACTACCTCAACAATTACCTTATGCCTAATTATGACACTAAGAATCACTATAATCCTCAACAATATGCCAATCTCTTGGTTCAACACTATACACAACAACTCACA AGATTGTATAATCTTGGAGGAAGAAAATTTGTGATTGGTGGAGTAGGACTAATGGGTTGCATTCCAAGCATTCTTGCAAAAAGTAATAGTAATGTGTGTTCAGAAGAAGTGAATGAGCTTATTCTTCCATTCACCAATAATGTTAAGTCAATGCTTACCAACTTAAATGTCAATCTTCCTGGTTCCAAATTCATCTACATTGACATTAAGAACATGTTCCAAGATCTCCTTACCAATTACAGACAATATG GATTTAGTGTGATAAATAGAGGGTGCTGTGGTATAGGGAGAAATAGAGGACAAATAACATGTCTACCAATGCAAACACCATGTCCAAATAGGGATCAATACATATTTTGGGATGCCTTTCACCCAACTGAGGCAGTCAATATCTTGTTTGCAAGGAAAGCTTTTAATGGTGGTACTGATGTTGTTTATCCCATCAACATTCACGAACTTGCCACCCTTTAA